A DNA window from Hymenobacter aquaticus contains the following coding sequences:
- a CDS encoding RNA polymerase sigma factor: MAVLPDLPLLLARCHRGEPAAQRALYTLYASKMLGVARRYARSVPEAEDILQDAFVKVFTRLAEFRGEGSFEGWVRRIVVTTAINHWQSGRLQRQKVLLEDVEEPSAPEADALDRLTVTEVLALIDRLPDGCRLVLLLYAVDGYSHAEISELLGIQESTSKAQLSKARKHLLLLHQRQTNFIRP; this comes from the coding sequence ATGGCGGTTCTGCCCGACCTTCCTCTTCTGCTGGCTCGCTGCCACCGCGGCGAGCCAGCGGCCCAACGAGCCTTGTACACGCTCTACGCCAGCAAGATGCTGGGCGTGGCGCGGCGCTACGCCCGGTCGGTGCCGGAGGCGGAAGATATTCTGCAGGATGCTTTTGTGAAGGTTTTTACCCGGCTAGCTGAATTCCGGGGGGAAGGCTCGTTCGAGGGCTGGGTGCGCCGCATCGTGGTTACCACCGCCATCAACCATTGGCAGAGCGGGCGGCTGCAACGCCAGAAAGTGCTGCTCGAAGACGTGGAAGAGCCCAGCGCCCCCGAGGCGGATGCGCTGGACCGCCTGACCGTCACGGAAGTACTGGCGCTGATTGACCGGCTCCCGGACGGCTGCCGGCTGGTGCTCTTGCTCTACGCCGTGGACGGCTACTCGCACGCCGAAATCAGTGAGCTGCTGGGCATTCAGGAAAGTACGTCGAAAGCGCAGCTGAGCAAGGCGCGCAAACACCTTCTGCTGCTGCACCAGCGGCAGACCAATTTTATTCGGCCATGA
- a CDS encoding class I SAM-dependent methyltransferase, which produces MSSSRLTKTLRGLAALVRNPWLLNHVLATDEAAWQQRALAHRQRQLTAQGLAAVPLQAFLSPQDDTVRPFAFRDGGSLPTDLLLLRALARRVPQARYFEIGTWRGESAANVAEVAAAVYTLNLSAEEMVRLGLPARYIELHGFFSRPLPNVTHLHGNSATYDLAGLGQPFDVIFIDGDHRYEAVRTDTRRVFEHLVGPQTVVVWHDASRQPGQPRWEVLAGILDGLPATATGQLVQVENTLCALYSPVPLPTHVPDLLADPAHWFEVTLRPVASGQ; this is translated from the coding sequence ATGTCTTCTTCCCGCCTGACCAAAACCCTGCGCGGCCTCGCGGCCCTCGTGCGCAACCCCTGGCTGCTCAACCACGTGCTGGCCACCGACGAAGCCGCCTGGCAGCAGCGCGCCCTGGCGCACCGGCAGCGGCAGCTCACGGCCCAGGGCCTGGCCGCCGTGCCCTTGCAGGCGTTTCTTTCACCTCAAGACGACACGGTGCGCCCCTTCGCCTTCCGCGACGGGGGCTCGTTGCCCACCGATTTGCTGCTGCTGCGGGCCCTGGCCCGGCGCGTACCCCAGGCCCGGTACTTTGAAATCGGGACGTGGCGGGGCGAAAGCGCGGCCAACGTGGCCGAAGTGGCCGCCGCGGTGTACACGCTGAACTTGTCGGCCGAGGAAATGGTGCGGCTGGGTTTGCCGGCGCGCTACATCGAGCTGCACGGCTTTTTTTCGCGGCCGTTGCCCAACGTCACCCACCTGCACGGCAACTCCGCCACCTACGATCTGGCCGGCCTGGGCCAGCCGTTCGACGTCATCTTTATCGACGGGGACCACCGCTACGAGGCCGTGCGCACCGATACCCGCCGCGTGTTCGAGCACCTGGTAGGGCCCCAGACGGTAGTGGTGTGGCACGACGCCAGCCGCCAGCCGGGGCAGCCGCGCTGGGAGGTGCTGGCCGGTATTCTGGATGGCCTGCCCGCCACGGCCACCGGCCAGCTGGTACAGGTCGAGAATACGCTCTGCGCCCTGTACTCGCCCGTGCCGCTGCCCACCCACGTCCCCGATCTGCTGGCCGACCCGGCGCACTGGTTTGAAGTGACGCTGCGGCCGGTGGCATCGGGACAGTAA
- a CDS encoding lipopolysaccharide biosynthesis protein yields MLRRILHNFATRLGTALLSFGIVWLTARYLGAAGRGAVSLFITDCAALLLFIGLLGGSSLIYLAPKRSLWHLLVPAYGWAALVCGAGTAVVGFTRQVPTDYLAHLLALALLQAFLSINTSLLLGRKQEGSYNFLNLLQVGLLAGGLALLLVALHWRVVPVYYYAAYAAYGLPLLLSFGALSRLPDQWAGGRDLLATTRELAYHSRGAHLSNILAFANYRLSYYFVAHYADARAVGVLSVGVALAEAIWLIPRSTALIQYVDLVHAADKHAQIEPTLRVARLTLLATIGAVLVLCALPPAVLTGVFGPEFGTARPVILRLAPGVAAMALNVICSTYFAGLGRYKVNNLATTVGLLVTLPACWLLIPALGINGAALATTLSYLASTGFLVWQFQRATGAGTGAFWPRLADVRYARSLLQKAA; encoded by the coding sequence ATGCTGCGCCGCATTCTGCACAACTTTGCTACCCGCCTGGGCACGGCCCTGCTCAGCTTCGGCATCGTGTGGCTGACGGCGCGCTACCTCGGGGCGGCCGGGCGCGGGGCCGTCAGCCTGTTCATTACCGACTGTGCCGCCCTGCTGCTCTTTATCGGTCTGCTGGGCGGCTCTTCCCTGATTTACCTGGCCCCCAAGCGTAGCCTGTGGCACCTGCTGGTGCCGGCCTACGGCTGGGCCGCGCTGGTGTGCGGCGCGGGTACGGCCGTCGTGGGCTTTACCCGGCAAGTGCCCACCGACTACCTGGCCCACCTGCTGGCGCTGGCGCTGCTCCAGGCGTTTCTTTCCATCAACACCTCATTGCTGCTGGGCCGCAAGCAGGAAGGCAGCTACAATTTCCTGAACCTGCTGCAGGTGGGGCTGCTGGCGGGCGGCCTGGCCTTGCTGCTGGTGGCCCTGCACTGGCGCGTGGTGCCGGTATATTACTACGCCGCCTACGCTGCCTACGGGCTGCCGCTGCTGCTGAGCTTCGGGGCCCTGAGCCGCCTGCCCGACCAATGGGCCGGGGGCCGCGACCTGCTGGCTACTACCCGGGAGCTGGCTTACCACAGCCGGGGGGCGCACTTGTCCAACATCCTGGCGTTTGCCAACTACCGGCTCAGCTACTATTTCGTGGCCCACTACGCCGATGCCCGGGCCGTGGGGGTGCTGTCGGTGGGGGTGGCGCTGGCCGAGGCCATCTGGCTGATTCCGCGCAGCACGGCCCTGATTCAGTACGTCGACCTGGTGCACGCCGCCGATAAGCACGCCCAGATTGAGCCCACGCTACGGGTAGCCCGCCTCACGCTGCTGGCTACCATCGGGGCCGTGCTGGTGCTGTGTGCCCTGCCGCCGGCGGTGCTTACTGGCGTGTTCGGGCCCGAGTTTGGCACGGCCCGGCCCGTTATTCTGCGCCTGGCGCCGGGCGTGGCGGCTATGGCCCTGAACGTTATCTGCAGCACTTATTTTGCCGGCCTGGGGCGCTATAAGGTAAATAACCTGGCGACCACCGTCGGCCTGCTCGTCACGCTACCCGCCTGCTGGCTGCTGATTCCAGCCCTGGGCATCAACGGCGCGGCGCTGGCCACTACCCTGTCGTATCTGGCTTCCACGGGCTTTCTGGTGTGGCAGTTTCAGCGCGCGACGGGCGCCGGCACCGGGGCTTTCTGGCCGCGCCTAGCCGACGTGCGCTATGCCCGCAGCCTGCTGCAAAAAGCCGCGTAG
- a CDS encoding glycosyltransferase gives MKPRVLMLPKWYPHRYDDQDGDFVARHVAAIAPHARVAVVFAAVARGPLPSLMVCEDELAAAVPTLRYYYRARPTGLAPLDKVLKLLLYFWCLARGYRRVVAHWGQPPQLVHVHVLLRTGLAAWWLRLTRGIPYLITEHWTLYLPERAAGIGGLRRVLTRLVVRRAAALHTVSEGLREAMRRLGFVNQRAVVIANVVDTDLFHPGAAPRVAGQLLHVSAFHDAVKNLSGVLRVVARLQPAWPALRLRVAGYGPDEAALRQLAQELGLLADGTVVFLGKLAHEEVAREMQRAAALVSFSRAETFGCVLLEARATGCAVVGPATGGVPELFRPPGTFGLLVEPDDEAALAQALEAILAGKARFEPDTLRADAQARCGYAQVGRQFADLYRRVLTPAGTYSGESAPS, from the coding sequence ATGAAGCCCCGCGTGTTGATGCTGCCCAAGTGGTACCCCCACCGCTACGACGACCAGGACGGGGACTTCGTAGCCCGGCACGTGGCCGCCATTGCCCCGCACGCGCGGGTAGCCGTGGTGTTTGCTGCCGTAGCCCGGGGCCCGCTGCCCAGCCTGATGGTGTGCGAAGACGAGCTGGCCGCTGCCGTGCCGACCCTGCGCTACTACTACCGGGCCCGCCCCACCGGCCTGGCTCCGCTGGATAAGGTGCTGAAGCTGCTGCTCTACTTCTGGTGCCTTGCCCGGGGCTACCGGCGCGTGGTGGCGCACTGGGGCCAGCCCCCGCAGCTGGTGCACGTGCACGTGCTGTTGCGCACGGGCCTAGCCGCCTGGTGGCTGCGCCTCACGCGGGGCATTCCCTACCTGATTACGGAGCACTGGACGCTGTATCTGCCCGAACGGGCGGCCGGTATCGGCGGGCTGCGGCGGGTGCTGACGCGCCTGGTAGTGCGGCGGGCGGCGGCGCTGCACACCGTCTCGGAAGGCCTGCGCGAAGCCATGCGCCGCCTTGGCTTCGTGAACCAGCGGGCCGTGGTTATTGCCAACGTGGTGGATACCGACCTGTTCCACCCGGGCGCCGCGCCGCGCGTGGCCGGGCAGCTGCTGCACGTCTCGGCCTTTCACGACGCGGTGAAAAACCTGTCGGGGGTGCTGCGGGTGGTGGCGCGGCTGCAGCCCGCGTGGCCGGCGCTGCGTCTGCGCGTGGCCGGCTACGGCCCCGATGAAGCCGCCCTGCGGCAGCTGGCGCAGGAGCTGGGGCTGCTGGCCGATGGCACGGTGGTGTTTCTGGGCAAGCTGGCCCACGAAGAGGTAGCCCGGGAAATGCAGCGCGCCGCCGCCCTCGTCTCATTCAGCCGGGCCGAAACCTTTGGGTGCGTTTTGCTCGAAGCGCGGGCCACGGGCTGCGCGGTGGTGGGGCCGGCCACGGGCGGGGTGCCCGAGCTGTTCCGGCCGCCCGGCACCTTCGGCTTGCTGGTGGAGCCCGACGACGAAGCGGCGTTAGCCCAGGCCCTGGAAGCCATACTGGCGGGAAAAGCCCGGTTCGAGCCGGACACGCTGCGCGCCGACGCCCAGGCCCGCTGCGGCTACGCCCAGGTGGGCCGGCAGTTCGCCGACCTGTACCGGCGGGTGCTGACGCCGGCCGGCACCTATTCCGGCGAATCGGCCCCATCTTAG
- a CDS encoding T9SS type A sorting domain-containing protein → MKKLLLPVLLACSLATAPAATAVAQTACPTAPAATVISGNITQNTTLTSSNIYLLSGFVYVKAGATLTIQPGTIIKGEKSTKGALIIEQGAKIIADGTAARPIVFTSNEPAGSRARGDWGGLIICGRAPVNLSGTPIIEGGVGSTYGGTDANDNSGILRYVRIEFPGIAFQPNSEINGLTLGGVGAGTTIDYVQVYASGDDSFEWFGGTVNAKHLVAVSTTDDDFDTDNGYSGKVQYGLIVRTPTVGDVSGSTAFESDNDSGGSTNTPQTSPVFSNVTALLRTPIGASANFTRAMHLRRNTAISIFNTVLSGWPTGLTLDGTGAQGNAGSGKLVLKNNVMANMTTNFELAGATYDVAGFWNAAANANTLYTNAADLGLNTDNFNSTGICTNAACVPSFELPAASPLRTGGAFTDAKLADSFFDKTATFRGAFGTSNWTAGWTNFNPQTTCYNIVGQTLATKPANDQVQSLSVAPNPTAGEALLSFELKRADVATIRVTDAVGRAVARIEVGRLGAGLQQVALPASLQNGVYLATVTTNETSQTVRFVVAK, encoded by the coding sequence ATGAAAAAGCTGTTACTTCCTGTTTTGCTGGCCTGCTCCCTGGCTACCGCTCCCGCGGCAACTGCCGTGGCCCAAACGGCCTGCCCCACCGCGCCGGCGGCCACGGTCATCAGCGGCAACATCACCCAGAACACCACCCTGACCAGCTCGAACATCTACCTGCTGTCGGGCTTCGTGTACGTGAAGGCCGGGGCCACGCTGACCATTCAGCCCGGCACCATCATCAAGGGCGAGAAGTCGACCAAAGGTGCGCTCATCATCGAGCAGGGCGCCAAGATTATTGCCGACGGCACGGCCGCCCGGCCCATCGTGTTTACTTCCAACGAGCCGGCCGGCAGCCGGGCCCGCGGCGACTGGGGCGGCCTGATTATCTGCGGCCGGGCCCCGGTGAACCTGAGCGGCACGCCCATCATCGAGGGCGGCGTGGGCTCGACCTACGGCGGCACGGATGCCAACGACAACTCGGGCATCCTGCGCTACGTGCGCATCGAGTTCCCCGGTATTGCCTTCCAGCCCAACTCCGAAATCAACGGCCTGACCCTGGGCGGCGTGGGCGCCGGCACCACCATCGACTACGTGCAGGTATACGCCTCCGGCGACGACTCCTTCGAGTGGTTTGGCGGCACCGTGAATGCCAAGCACCTGGTGGCTGTATCGACTACCGACGACGACTTCGACACCGACAACGGCTACTCGGGCAAGGTGCAGTACGGCCTGATCGTGCGCACTCCCACCGTGGGTGACGTATCGGGCTCGACGGCGTTTGAGTCGGACAACGACTCGGGCGGCTCGACCAACACGCCCCAGACCTCGCCGGTATTTTCGAACGTAACGGCTTTGCTGCGCACGCCCATCGGGGCGTCGGCCAACTTCACCCGGGCCATGCACCTGCGCCGCAACACGGCTATTTCCATCTTCAACACGGTGCTGTCGGGCTGGCCGACGGGTCTGACGCTGGACGGCACCGGCGCCCAGGGCAACGCCGGCAGCGGCAAGCTGGTCCTGAAAAACAACGTCATGGCGAACATGACGACCAATTTCGAGTTGGCCGGGGCAACCTACGACGTGGCCGGTTTCTGGAACGCGGCGGCCAACGCCAACACGCTCTATACCAATGCCGCCGACCTGGGCCTGAACACCGACAACTTCAACTCGACCGGGATTTGCACCAACGCCGCCTGCGTGCCGAGCTTCGAGCTGCCCGCGGCCTCGCCGCTGCGCACCGGCGGGGCCTTCACCGACGCCAAGCTGGCGGATTCCTTCTTCGACAAGACGGCCACTTTCCGCGGTGCCTTCGGTACTTCCAACTGGACGGCCGGCTGGACCAACTTCAACCCCCAGACGACCTGCTACAACATCGTGGGCCAGACCCTGGCTACCAAACCCGCCAACGACCAGGTGCAGAGCCTGAGCGTGGCGCCCAACCCCACGGCCGGCGAGGCCCTGCTCTCGTTTGAGTTGAAGCGGGCGGATGTGGCTACTATCCGCGTGACGGACGCCGTGGGCCGCGCAGTAGCCCGCATTGAGGTGGGCCGCCTGGGAGCCGGCTTGCAGCAAGTAGCCCTGCCTGCGTCGTTGCAGAACGGCGTGTACCTGGCCACCGTGACCACCAACGAAACCAGCCAGACGGTGCGCTTCGTGGTAGCCAAGTAA
- a CDS encoding TonB-dependent receptor, with protein MRRLGLLFIFLIINAVAFAQQGAISGKVTDKKTGEGVIGATVLVTGTVQAAPVDVEGKYELKLAPGTYSITMTYIGYKPLTFAGVVVTANAKTTLNGVMEENTTNLQEVTVTGQKQTGTEVAMIQDLKRSEVVVSGMSNDQIVKTLDRDAAEVVKRIPGVTIQSNNFIVIRGLAERYNTVLLNDALTPSAEVDTRSFSFDILPSSVIDRVLIFKSGAPELPGEMGGGVVKVYTKNSVLENATSLSVSGWARSNTTFKDGYQVSSRSNTDWLGFDNGARQMPSGTPEKLADATQPQFRNEWVPSRITARPDLRISLGLSRHYEIGSTYLSNVTSLSYSNTHEQTNVTRSRYQIEVDPATNQPRQQYLYNDQRAVTGTRLGIIHNWQARFNDRNRVEFRNFLNQLGTDEVTHRTGQILDQGLDRQGHALHYQSRTIYSGQLQGSHDLGPNEHTNVTWAAGYNYVYKDEPDYSRYNSQRRTPQEGEAPKPFLVIIPNGGNPYDASRFFSNLSENTYMGSGQWERRIKSRRDTTRASQYKVRAGFYAEQKKRQFENRYFSYVPGSTVYFEDENNIERINALTSLPIDRIFAPENLDPKTGFKLSEGTVPRDRYTAENTLVAGYLSAVAPLTDQLNLSGGVRLEYNRKSLVNGSATDTSYLEKRWIPMPSVNATYNFNQRSLLRLASSVTVNRPEFREVANYSYFDYSNNAIITGNRNLKTATIYNADLRYEFYPSRSELLSVGVFYKYFRDAIEQSTQSVSTEQMYLTFQNADNAYDVGVEVEARKSFLELTQSPFLQRFSVVLNASVIKSRVQLKEDANNQNFALSDRALQGQSPYVVNAGLFYQDDENHWQVSAQYNVIGQRIQFAGDRQFNYSVIEMPRHVIDLAVTKGIGQHLQLKAGIQDLLNQKVRQYYDFDRDGKISSTERGPFAEFRRGSYSTLGLTYNF; from the coding sequence ATGCGCCGTCTAGGACTACTGTTTATTTTTCTGATTATCAACGCCGTGGCTTTCGCCCAGCAGGGAGCAATCAGCGGAAAGGTAACTGATAAAAAGACGGGCGAAGGCGTCATTGGCGCCACCGTGCTGGTGACGGGCACCGTGCAGGCGGCTCCGGTGGATGTGGAGGGCAAATACGAACTCAAGCTGGCCCCCGGCACGTATAGCATTACCATGACCTACATCGGCTACAAGCCGCTAACGTTTGCCGGCGTGGTAGTGACGGCCAATGCCAAAACCACGCTCAACGGGGTGATGGAGGAAAATACCACCAACCTGCAGGAAGTCACCGTGACGGGCCAGAAGCAGACGGGCACCGAGGTGGCCATGATTCAGGATCTGAAGCGCAGCGAGGTGGTGGTAAGCGGCATGAGCAACGACCAGATCGTGAAGACGCTGGACCGCGACGCGGCCGAAGTCGTGAAGCGCATTCCGGGCGTGACGATTCAGAGCAACAACTTCATCGTGATTCGGGGGCTGGCCGAGCGCTACAACACCGTGCTGCTGAACGACGCGCTGACGCCCTCGGCCGAGGTGGATACCCGCTCGTTTTCCTTCGACATCCTGCCCAGCTCGGTTATCGACCGGGTGCTGATTTTTAAGTCGGGCGCGCCGGAGCTGCCCGGCGAAATGGGCGGCGGCGTGGTGAAAGTGTACACCAAGAACAGCGTGCTGGAAAATGCCACCAGCCTGAGCGTATCGGGTTGGGCCCGCAGCAACACCACGTTTAAGGATGGGTATCAGGTAAGCAGCCGCAGCAACACCGACTGGCTGGGCTTCGACAACGGGGCCCGGCAGATGCCCAGCGGCACCCCCGAAAAGCTGGCGGACGCCACGCAGCCGCAATTCCGCAACGAATGGGTACCCAGCCGCATTACGGCCCGCCCCGACCTGCGGATTTCGCTGGGCCTGAGCCGCCACTACGAAATAGGCAGCACCTACCTGAGCAACGTTACGTCGCTGTCGTACTCGAACACCCACGAGCAAACCAACGTGACGCGCAGCCGCTACCAGATCGAGGTAGACCCGGCCACCAACCAACCCCGGCAGCAGTATCTGTACAACGACCAGCGGGCGGTAACCGGTACCCGCCTCGGCATTATCCACAACTGGCAGGCCCGCTTCAACGACCGGAACCGGGTGGAGTTCCGCAACTTCCTGAACCAGCTGGGCACCGACGAGGTAACCCACCGCACGGGCCAGATTCTGGACCAGGGCCTCGACCGTCAGGGCCACGCCCTGCACTACCAGAGCCGCACCATTTACTCGGGCCAGTTGCAAGGTTCCCACGATCTGGGCCCGAACGAGCACACGAACGTGACCTGGGCCGCCGGCTACAACTACGTGTATAAGGATGAGCCCGACTACAGCCGCTACAACAGCCAGCGGCGCACCCCGCAGGAGGGCGAAGCACCCAAGCCGTTTCTGGTAATCATTCCCAACGGCGGCAACCCCTACGATGCCAGCCGCTTTTTCTCCAACCTGAGCGAGAACACCTACATGGGCAGCGGCCAGTGGGAGCGGCGCATCAAGAGCCGCCGCGACACCACCCGGGCGTCGCAATACAAGGTGCGGGCCGGCTTCTACGCCGAGCAGAAAAAGCGGCAGTTCGAAAACCGCTACTTCTCTTACGTACCCGGCAGCACGGTATACTTCGAGGATGAAAACAACATTGAGCGGATCAACGCGCTGACTTCACTGCCGATTGACCGGATTTTTGCCCCCGAAAACCTAGACCCCAAGACGGGTTTCAAGCTCAGCGAAGGCACCGTGCCGCGCGACCGGTACACGGCCGAAAACACCCTGGTAGCGGGCTACCTGAGCGCCGTGGCCCCCCTCACCGACCAGCTCAACCTCTCGGGCGGCGTGCGCCTGGAATACAACCGCAAATCCTTGGTCAACGGCAGCGCCACCGACACCTCGTACCTGGAGAAGCGCTGGATTCCGATGCCCTCGGTGAATGCGACCTACAACTTCAACCAGCGCTCCTTGCTGCGCCTGGCCAGCAGCGTGACCGTGAACCGCCCCGAGTTCCGGGAAGTAGCCAACTACTCTTACTTCGACTATTCCAACAACGCCATCATCACCGGCAACCGCAACCTGAAGACGGCCACGATCTACAATGCGGACCTGCGCTACGAGTTCTACCCCTCGCGCTCGGAGCTGCTGTCGGTGGGTGTGTTCTACAAGTACTTCCGCGACGCTATTGAGCAGTCCACGCAGTCGGTTTCGACCGAGCAGATGTATCTGACCTTCCAGAACGCCGACAACGCCTACGACGTGGGCGTGGAAGTGGAAGCCCGCAAATCGTTCCTGGAGCTGACCCAGAGCCCCTTCTTGCAGCGCTTCTCGGTGGTGCTGAATGCCTCGGTCATCAAGAGCCGGGTGCAGCTGAAGGAAGATGCCAACAACCAGAACTTCGCCCTTTCCGACCGAGCGTTGCAGGGCCAGTCGCCCTACGTGGTGAATGCGGGCCTGTTTTACCAGGACGACGAGAACCACTGGCAAGTATCGGCCCAGTACAACGTCATCGGGCAGCGCATCCAGTTTGCCGGCGACCGGCAGTTCAACTACTCGGTCATCGAGATGCCCCGCCACGTGATTGACCTGGCCGTGACCAAGGGCATCGGGCAGCACCTGCAGCTTAAGGCGGGCATTCAGGACTTGCTGAACCAGAAAGTGCGGCAGTACTACGACTTCGACCGGGACGGCAAGATCAGCAGCACGGAGCGCGGGCCGTTTGCCGAATTCCGTCGCGGCAGCTACTCCACGCTGGGCCTGACCTACAACTTCTAA
- a CDS encoding YicC/YloC family endoribonuclease translates to MLLSMTGYGIAHRETDRYSATVEIKSLNSKTLDLSLRLPRFLQDRELELRNIITKALVRGKVNLSFDFVRPRNAVRPSVALNQEALLAAYRELEKAAELVGAPKDQLFALALNMPGVLQAPTEAAAAEEDEEVSWDELLPLVTEALERVNQFRHDEGQSLTTEIIGYVQQIQQQLKEVERHDPARIEHVRQRLQQHLAELTSHEQFNPVRFEQEVLYYIEKLDIAEEKVRLTSHLQYFIETVGIPEPSGKKLAFISQEIGREINTIGSKANDSVVQHLVVGMKEELEKIKEQINNIL, encoded by the coding sequence ATGCTTTTGTCCATGACCGGCTACGGTATCGCGCATCGCGAAACCGACCGTTACTCGGCCACGGTCGAAATCAAGTCTCTGAACTCCAAGACCCTGGATTTGAGTTTGCGGCTGCCCCGCTTCCTGCAGGATCGAGAGCTGGAGCTTCGAAATATTATAACCAAGGCGCTGGTGCGGGGCAAAGTCAACCTGAGCTTCGACTTCGTGCGGCCCCGCAACGCGGTGCGGCCCAGCGTGGCGCTCAATCAGGAAGCCCTGCTGGCCGCCTACCGGGAGCTCGAAAAAGCCGCCGAGCTGGTAGGGGCTCCCAAAGATCAGCTGTTCGCGCTGGCGCTGAATATGCCCGGCGTGCTGCAGGCCCCCACCGAAGCCGCCGCGGCCGAGGAAGACGAGGAAGTCAGCTGGGACGAGCTGCTGCCCCTGGTCACGGAAGCCCTGGAGCGGGTCAACCAGTTCCGGCACGACGAAGGCCAGTCGCTGACCACGGAGATTATCGGCTACGTGCAGCAGATTCAGCAGCAGCTCAAGGAAGTAGAGCGGCACGACCCGGCCCGCATCGAGCACGTGCGCCAGCGGCTGCAGCAGCACCTGGCCGAGCTGACCAGCCACGAGCAGTTCAATCCGGTGCGCTTCGAACAGGAGGTGCTATACTATATTGAGAAGCTTGACATTGCCGAGGAAAAGGTTCGTTTGACCAGTCATTTGCAGTACTTCATCGAAACCGTAGGCATACCCGAACCCAGCGGAAAGAAATTAGCGTTTATTTCGCAGGAAATTGGCCGCGAAATCAATACAATTGGTTCAAAAGCAAACGATTCAGTGGTTCAGCACCTAGTGGTGGGCATGAAAGAAGAGCTAGAGAAAATCAAGGAACAGATCAACAACATTCTTTGA